A window of Halodesulfovibrio aestuarii DSM 17919 = ATCC 29578 contains these coding sequences:
- a CDS encoding valine--tRNA ligase, translating to MAENALSKGYESQTVEDQWRKYWEENNVFTPDMDAEGEPYSIVIPPPNVTGALHMGHALNLTLQDILCRYQRQKGKKVLWVPGTDHAGIATQNVVERKLATEGLGRHDLGREKFVERVWEWREEYGSRILNQVRKMGASVDWTRERFTMDEGLSKAVRKVFVELHEQDLIYKGDYIINWCPRCHTALADDEVDHANEPGALHYIKYPLADGSGDLTIATTRPETMLADTAIAVNPDDDRFSHLIGKKAILPLVGRELDIIGDSYVDIEFGTGCLKVTPAHDHNDWELGRKHGLEVMNILNEDGTLNEDTGDYAGLTCVEARVKILEELKAEGFLDRIEEHEHSVGHCYRCKTIVEPFVSTQWFVAMTKLAPRARAAVPELTQIFPESWIKTYNHWLDNIRDWCISRQIWWGHRIPAWTCQDCGELIVAIEDPTTCKCGSKNIVQDEDVLDTWFSSALWPFTTMGWPDKTKELDTFYPTSVLVTGFDILFFWVARMMMMGLHFMDEVPFHHVYIHALVRDEQGKKMSKSTGNVIDPVEMIDKYGCDSLRFTLTSFAAMGRDIKLSEQRIDGYRNFCNKIWNAARFALMNLPEEKPKTFAFEEIDGVHHRWILSRLESVKKDMDTAITSYHFNESAQIMYKFIWNEFCDWYLELIKPDMRAGGERAEKAQFVLWTVLQEMMIILHPIMPFITAQVWSVLPGIENKDIATELYPEMRPACENAEAEAAMTLIQETIVAVRTIKAELNVAPQTRLSVLIRTASDEVKALYEDAMEVMQALARLENVELGAAIEAPKASASSVVQGNEVIVPLEGLVNFEDELARLDKELGKVEKDLKQASGKLRNESFVNNAPAAIVEKEKARAAELEDTQQKLLKLQKRLVDAMG from the coding sequence ATGGCGGAAAACGCTCTTTCTAAGGGGTATGAATCTCAAACAGTTGAAGACCAGTGGCGAAAGTACTGGGAAGAAAACAACGTGTTTACACCGGATATGGATGCCGAAGGTGAACCATATTCTATTGTTATTCCGCCACCGAACGTCACAGGTGCTCTGCACATGGGGCACGCTCTTAACCTTACTTTGCAGGACATCCTTTGTCGCTACCAGCGTCAGAAAGGTAAAAAAGTTCTGTGGGTACCGGGCACTGACCATGCAGGTATTGCTACTCAGAACGTTGTAGAGCGCAAGCTTGCAACTGAAGGTTTGGGTCGTCACGATCTTGGCCGTGAAAAATTTGTTGAACGTGTGTGGGAATGGCGCGAGGAATACGGCAGCCGTATCCTTAATCAGGTTCGTAAAATGGGTGCATCCGTTGACTGGACCCGTGAACGCTTCACCATGGACGAAGGTCTTTCCAAAGCTGTTCGTAAAGTTTTTGTTGAACTTCACGAACAAGATCTCATCTACAAAGGCGACTACATCATTAACTGGTGCCCTCGCTGCCACACTGCTCTCGCAGATGACGAAGTAGATCACGCTAACGAACCGGGTGCTCTGCACTACATTAAATATCCACTCGCGGACGGTTCCGGCGATCTTACTATCGCGACCACCCGTCCTGAAACCATGCTTGCGGATACCGCTATTGCTGTTAACCCTGATGATGATCGCTTCAGTCATCTCATCGGTAAAAAAGCAATTCTTCCACTTGTTGGACGTGAACTCGACATCATCGGTGATAGTTATGTAGATATCGAATTCGGTACAGGTTGTCTTAAAGTTACCCCTGCCCATGACCATAATGACTGGGAACTTGGCCGTAAACATGGCCTTGAGGTGATGAACATCCTTAACGAAGACGGTACCCTCAACGAAGATACTGGTGACTATGCAGGTCTTACCTGCGTTGAAGCACGAGTGAAGATTCTTGAAGAGCTTAAAGCTGAAGGCTTCCTTGATCGTATCGAAGAGCACGAACACAGTGTTGGTCACTGTTACCGTTGTAAAACCATTGTTGAGCCGTTTGTATCCACTCAGTGGTTTGTGGCAATGACTAAGCTTGCTCCACGTGCCCGTGCAGCAGTGCCTGAGCTTACTCAGATTTTCCCTGAGTCATGGATTAAGACTTACAACCACTGGCTTGATAACATCCGTGACTGGTGTATTTCCCGTCAGATCTGGTGGGGACACCGTATTCCGGCATGGACATGTCAGGATTGTGGCGAGCTTATCGTCGCAATTGAAGATCCAACCACGTGTAAGTGCGGTTCCAAGAATATTGTACAGGACGAAGATGTTCTGGATACTTGGTTCTCTTCCGCACTCTGGCCGTTTACCACTATGGGCTGGCCTGACAAAACTAAAGAGCTGGACACCTTCTACCCGACTTCTGTACTTGTTACCGGTTTCGACATCCTCTTCTTCTGGGTTGCCCGTATGATGATGATGGGTCTGCACTTTATGGACGAAGTTCCGTTCCATCACGTGTACATCCATGCTCTTGTACGTGACGAACAGGGCAAGAAAATGTCTAAGTCGACAGGTAATGTTATTGACCCGGTTGAAATGATTGATAAATACGGTTGTGACTCCCTGCGCTTTACGTTGACCTCATTCGCAGCAATGGGACGTGATATTAAACTGTCCGAGCAACGCATCGACGGGTACCGTAACTTCTGCAACAAGATTTGGAACGCAGCTCGTTTTGCTCTGATGAACCTGCCGGAAGAAAAGCCTAAGACTTTTGCTTTTGAAGAAATTGACGGCGTACATCACCGTTGGATTCTTTCCCGTCTTGAGTCTGTGAAGAAAGATATGGATACTGCTATCACCAGCTACCATTTCAATGAATCTGCACAGATCATGTACAAGTTTATCTGGAACGAGTTCTGCGACTGGTACCTTGAGCTTATCAAACCGGATATGCGGGCAGGCGGCGAACGTGCAGAAAAAGCACAGTTTGTACTCTGGACTGTTTTGCAGGAAATGATGATCATTCTTCACCCTATTATGCCTTTCATTACCGCACAGGTATGGAGCGTATTGCCGGGAATCGAGAACAAAGATATTGCAACTGAGTTGTACCCTGAAATGCGTCCTGCATGTGAAAATGCAGAAGCTGAAGCAGCTATGACTCTTATTCAGGAAACAATCGTTGCAGTGCGTACTATTAAAGCAGAACTTAACGTTGCTCCGCAGACTCGCCTTAGTGTACTCATCCGTACCGCTTCTGATGAAGTAAAAGCGTTGTATGAAGATGCGATGGAAGTTATGCAGGCTCTTGCCCGCCTTGAAAACGTTGAGCTCGGCGCAGCCATAGAAGCACCAAAAGCTTCTGCTTCCAGCGTCGTTCAGGGTAACGAAGTAATCGTACCTCTCGAAGGTCTCGTGAACTTTGAAGACGAACTTGCCCGACTCGACAAAGAGCTGGGTAAAGTTGAAAAAGATCTCAAACAGGCTTCCGGTAAGCTTCGTAACGAAAGCTTCGTTAACAACGCTCCGGCTGCTATCGTTGAAAAAGAAAAAGCTCGCGCTGCAGAACTTGAAGATACACAGCAGAAACTGCTTAAGCTTCAGAAGCGTCTTGTTGACGCAATGGGCTAG
- a CDS encoding SPFH domain-containing protein: MTSLITSIVIAVLVLITLIKTAIVVPQKSSFVVERLGKYSKTLDAGLHILIPFVDKVAYRRSTKEEILNIASQSCITSDNVVVEIDGVLYIQVQDVMKSCYGVNDYYLAASQLAQTSLRSAIGKISLDKTFEERDSINAAVVGAVDEAAREWGIKVMRYEIQDITPPESVMHAMEQQMKAEREKRAEIASSEGDRQSRINRAEGYKQEAIELSEGEKQKKINEAAGQAQEILLIAEATSKGISLIADAMSGPNGKDAAQLKIAEQFINQFGKMAEKSNTMIIPADMANVGGMVASASEILNQIKLEK; encoded by the coding sequence ATGACCAGTCTTATTACTTCTATAGTTATTGCCGTTCTCGTTCTCATTACACTCATTAAAACTGCTATTGTTGTACCGCAAAAAAGCTCTTTCGTTGTTGAAAGATTAGGCAAGTATTCTAAAACACTTGATGCGGGCCTGCATATTCTTATCCCTTTTGTAGACAAAGTTGCCTATCGTCGTTCCACCAAAGAAGAAATTCTCAACATTGCATCTCAGTCCTGCATTACCAGTGACAACGTCGTCGTTGAAATCGACGGAGTACTCTATATCCAAGTGCAGGACGTTATGAAATCCTGCTACGGCGTAAACGACTACTACCTTGCTGCAAGCCAGCTGGCACAAACATCCCTGCGCTCTGCCATCGGTAAGATCAGCCTTGATAAAACCTTTGAAGAACGCGACAGCATTAATGCTGCTGTTGTTGGTGCTGTTGATGAAGCAGCACGTGAATGGGGCATCAAGGTTATGCGTTACGAAATTCAGGACATCACCCCGCCGGAAAGCGTTATGCATGCAATGGAACAACAGATGAAAGCTGAACGTGAAAAACGTGCAGAAATTGCCAGTTCCGAAGGTGACAGACAGTCCCGTATCAACCGCGCGGAAGGTTACAAACAGGAAGCAATTGAACTTTCTGAAGGTGAAAAACAGAAAAAAATTAACGAAGCAGCCGGTCAGGCACAGGAAATTCTCCTTATTGCGGAAGCAACATCTAAAGGCATTTCCCTCATTGCAGACGCTATGTCCGGCCCTAATGGTAAGGATGCAGCACAGCTTAAAATTGCTGAACAGTTTATTAATCAATTCGGTAAAATGGCTGAAAAATCCAACACAATGATCATTCCAGCTGACATGGCAAATGTTGGCGGCATGGTTGCCTCTGCCTCTGAAATTTTAAATCAAATTAAATTAGAGAAATAA
- a CDS encoding BPL-N domain-containing protein, protein MSSIYILWDESHLWGLLVWRALEAMKLPYCIVRGEEIAQGLLSCNPPALLLVPGGNARLKADALGSTGIEEIRKYVANGGKYLGFCGGAGLGLTGKNGLNLCPWERAKFTNRLQHFVSGHLHSAIGADISQAADLIPENFPATPALPVWWPAKFSPKENTDVEILASYTTPDNDFWIADLPLNTLPPGTFNEWEALYDIKLRPEFLEGQPCILAGKYGEGRYVLSYTHLETPNSPDANAWLAHIIATLTEGTVSTKQTLVTDWHPSTEPPQWTDEKLLEAKGIFDDIVTIGKNHCLFFARNSWLIGWRAGIPGANLNNLYNGLCSAVSMQPTPAAENYWASVSDEFMHNLHLFYEGVKGYLLAERLAMTLSKTFPETVSTESLRNQRTALFGPPMASGGLYLELLQTLDHVVYLLLPHHIQP, encoded by the coding sequence ATGTCAAGCATCTATATATTATGGGACGAATCCCACCTATGGGGTTTACTCGTCTGGCGGGCACTGGAAGCAATGAAACTTCCATATTGCATTGTGCGGGGAGAAGAAATAGCGCAGGGATTGCTTTCTTGCAACCCACCAGCTCTACTTCTTGTTCCTGGAGGCAACGCCAGACTTAAAGCAGACGCCCTTGGTTCTACGGGAATCGAGGAAATACGTAAATATGTTGCTAATGGCGGAAAGTACTTAGGCTTCTGCGGCGGCGCAGGACTCGGGCTTACCGGTAAAAATGGCCTTAACCTCTGCCCATGGGAACGGGCAAAATTTACCAACCGCTTACAACACTTTGTCAGCGGGCACCTTCATTCCGCTATCGGTGCTGACATTTCCCAAGCGGCTGACCTTATTCCAGAGAATTTTCCCGCAACTCCAGCACTTCCTGTTTGGTGGCCAGCAAAATTTTCTCCAAAAGAGAATACTGATGTCGAAATTTTAGCCAGCTACACAACGCCTGATAATGATTTCTGGATTGCAGACCTGCCACTTAACACCTTGCCTCCTGGAACATTCAATGAATGGGAAGCACTTTACGACATCAAACTTCGTCCAGAATTTCTTGAAGGTCAGCCCTGCATTCTTGCAGGTAAATACGGTGAAGGCCGTTATGTGCTAAGCTACACGCACCTTGAAACACCAAATTCTCCTGATGCAAATGCCTGGCTCGCCCACATCATTGCCACACTCACAGAAGGTACTGTAAGCACAAAACAAACGCTGGTAACAGACTGGCATCCTTCAACCGAGCCACCGCAATGGACAGATGAAAAGCTACTGGAAGCAAAAGGGATATTTGACGATATAGTCACAATTGGCAAGAACCATTGTCTTTTCTTTGCAAGAAACTCATGGCTTATTGGCTGGCGGGCAGGAATTCCGGGTGCAAACCTGAATAACCTCTACAACGGGCTATGCTCCGCTGTCTCCATGCAGCCTACTCCTGCTGCGGAAAACTACTGGGCTTCTGTCTCTGATGAGTTCATGCACAACCTGCATCTCTTTTACGAGGGAGTAAAAGGATATCTGCTAGCAGAACGCCTTGCCATGACCTTATCAAAAACGTTTCCGGAAACTGTTTCTACAGAATCACTACGCAACCAGCGGACGGCACTTTTCGGCCCTCCAATGGCAAGCGGGGGGCTATATCTTGAACTTCTTCAGACATTAGACCATGTTGTATATCTTCTACTGCCGCACCATATACAGCCATAG
- the tgt gene encoding tRNA guanosine(34) transglycosylase Tgt, whose protein sequence is MANIGEFTLHATDGAARTGELQTAHGVVQTPIFMPVGTVGSVKGIAPDDLNDIGAEIILGNTYHLYLRPGDELVARRGGLQKFNSWHKPILTDSGGFQVFSLSDLRKIKEEGVTFRSHLDGSKHLFTPEKVIQIQRNLNSDIMMVLDECVGFGADKEYTARSLEMTTRWAKRCREEYPRGTGDNLLFAITQGGFHKDLRERSIAQLTSEDFDGFALGGLSVGESKEKMMEILYHSAPLLPKDKPRYLMGVGTPLDIINGINAGIDMFDCVLPTRNARNGTLYTSLGKISIKRKEYAEDDGPLDPNCNCYTCRNFSRAYLRHLYHAKELLSFRLNSIHNLTYFLDTVRGARKAIREGKFAEYKKSYEAIYPNEVV, encoded by the coding sequence ATGGCAAACATCGGAGAATTTACATTACACGCAACGGACGGAGCTGCCCGTACAGGCGAACTGCAAACTGCGCATGGCGTAGTGCAGACGCCTATCTTTATGCCTGTGGGCACGGTAGGCAGCGTTAAGGGCATCGCTCCTGACGATTTAAATGATATTGGCGCCGAAATTATTCTCGGCAACACCTACCACTTATACCTTCGTCCGGGCGACGAGCTTGTAGCACGTCGTGGCGGATTACAGAAGTTCAATTCCTGGCACAAACCAATCCTCACAGACAGTGGCGGTTTTCAGGTCTTCAGCCTCAGTGATTTGCGAAAAATCAAAGAAGAAGGCGTTACCTTCCGTTCCCATCTGGATGGTTCCAAGCATCTGTTCACACCGGAAAAAGTTATCCAGATTCAGCGCAACCTGAACTCTGATATTATGATGGTGCTCGATGAATGCGTAGGTTTCGGTGCAGATAAAGAGTATACAGCACGCTCTCTGGAAATGACGACCCGCTGGGCTAAACGCTGTCGTGAAGAATATCCTCGCGGCACCGGAGACAACCTGCTCTTCGCCATCACACAAGGCGGCTTCCACAAAGACTTACGTGAACGTTCCATTGCACAGCTGACATCTGAAGATTTCGACGGTTTTGCACTGGGTGGCTTATCTGTTGGTGAAAGCAAAGAAAAAATGATGGAAATTTTATACCATTCTGCTCCTCTGCTTCCAAAAGACAAGCCCCGTTACCTTATGGGTGTCGGAACCCCGCTCGACATTATCAACGGCATCAACGCAGGTATAGATATGTTTGACTGCGTTCTTCCGACCCGCAACGCCCGAAACGGAACTCTGTATACCTCACTGGGTAAAATCAGCATTAAACGTAAAGAATACGCGGAAGATGACGGACCTCTTGATCCAAACTGCAACTGCTACACTTGTCGCAACTTCTCCCGTGCGTATTTACGCCATTTGTATCATGCAAAAGAGTTACTCTCTTTCCGCCTGAACTCCATTCACAACCTTACCTACTTCCTCGACACAGTTCGAGGCGCGCGTAAGGCTATTCGAGAAGGGAAATTTGCTGAATACAAAAAATCCTACGAAGCTATTTACCCTAACGAAGTCGTCTAA
- a CDS encoding NfeD family protein, giving the protein MFDTNFDVNFIWLAWFSLAVVFFLIEMFTPTFIVIFFSAGAVLAGCAALLDMSLTFQVVTFFSSSIALLILLRKKMPSMFSQDTVDNEVFTDAALNSKATVTEPITSATAGRIKYQGTFWNAESTEEITSGTIVTILARKESDPNTFIVKKD; this is encoded by the coding sequence ATGTTTGACACAAATTTTGATGTAAATTTTATCTGGCTGGCTTGGTTTTCATTAGCAGTAGTTTTTTTCCTTATTGAAATGTTTACTCCAACCTTCATTGTTATCTTCTTCTCTGCAGGAGCCGTGCTGGCCGGTTGCGCAGCACTGCTTGATATGTCTTTGACATTTCAAGTCGTGACTTTTTTCTCCTCTTCCATCGCCCTGCTCATCCTTCTTCGTAAAAAAATGCCGAGCATGTTCAGTCAGGATACCGTGGATAATGAAGTATTCACAGACGCTGCACTGAACTCAAAAGCAACCGTTACTGAGCCGATAACAAGTGCTACAGCCGGACGCATAAAATATCAGGGTACTTTCTGGAATGCTGAATCAACGGAAGAAATCACTTCCGGCACAATTGTAACGATTCTCGCCCGAAAAGAATCCGACCCCAATACTTTCATTGTTAAAAAGGATTAA
- a CDS encoding AAA family ATPase, whose translation MPTIEEALYIKLEACDPAIAGTLHTMLCEISFTHLVNTLEIIKPEVLIIGCTTYSKEITERIVEAKKHNYGAVYVSASQYTTADKHDALVAGARDFFSYPQSKLILERALQDYMATRLVDPSKASRPKVISVMGARGGSGTTSVAVNLAACFAQEGKRVGLFDFSRPYGDVATFLNTPSKRDRRHAVRDLSQMNASFIKSAMYHHSSGILALVAPEITMGAGTVVPETVSATLMAAADAFETIVIDMGSRVDAGLYRVMEMADDSLLITMPTKPCMRSAKRFVETISAGGFENFCKLSLVLTGCIAGNTLSKFEIEKTAGVDCITCLPEDQKGTFIAINDGTPYCLLFPDAPLTVSLKELAALLQQHECPEENKESES comes from the coding sequence ATGCCTACAATTGAAGAAGCACTATATATAAAACTTGAAGCATGTGATCCGGCGATTGCAGGCACGTTACATACTATGCTTTGTGAAATCTCATTCACGCATCTTGTAAATACGCTTGAGATTATCAAGCCTGAAGTTCTTATCATAGGCTGCACAACATATTCTAAAGAAATTACAGAGCGCATAGTTGAGGCTAAAAAACACAACTATGGCGCGGTGTATGTCAGTGCATCACAGTACACAACCGCTGATAAACACGATGCATTAGTAGCAGGTGCACGGGATTTCTTTAGTTATCCTCAAAGCAAATTAATTTTAGAACGGGCATTGCAAGACTACATGGCAACCCGCTTAGTTGACCCAAGCAAAGCATCTCGCCCAAAAGTAATTTCCGTTATGGGCGCACGTGGAGGTTCTGGTACAACCTCAGTAGCTGTAAACCTTGCCGCTTGTTTTGCACAAGAAGGGAAACGGGTTGGTTTATTCGACTTTTCAAGACCTTACGGCGATGTCGCCACATTCCTAAATACACCGTCCAAACGTGACAGACGCCATGCGGTGAGAGATTTAAGCCAAATGAATGCATCATTTATTAAAAGTGCCATGTATCATCACAGCAGCGGCATTCTCGCACTGGTTGCGCCTGAAATAACTATGGGAGCAGGGACAGTTGTTCCTGAAACAGTATCTGCAACGCTTATGGCTGCAGCAGACGCATTTGAAACAATTGTTATTGATATGGGCAGCCGTGTTGATGCAGGACTCTACAGAGTAATGGAAATGGCTGATGACAGCTTGCTTATTACCATGCCTACAAAACCCTGCATGAGAAGCGCAAAGCGGTTTGTTGAAACAATTTCAGCAGGTGGATTTGAGAACTTCTGCAAACTCTCGCTTGTTCTCACCGGATGTATTGCCGGCAACACACTGTCAAAATTTGAAATAGAAAAAACCGCTGGTGTTGATTGTATCACCTGTCTACCGGAAGATCAGAAGGGAACGTTCATCGCGATTAACGACGGAACACCTTATTGCCTTTTATTCCCAGATGCTCCACTCACGGTCAGCCTTAAAGAACTTGCCGCCTTACTGCAGCAACACGAATGTCCAGAGGAAAATAAAGAAAGCGAATCTTAG
- a CDS encoding cytochrome c family protein, whose amino-acid sequence MQNQRVLFVALILVLCVPCFAFAAKYVGSAACGECHEAEHGRFMQYSKKATSWESIAVMAPKLTKAEQQECYECHTTGYKKGGFVSYEVTPELSDVGCETCHGPGAAHAEDGDPDLIKRKPDQEDCVVCHNAARVNDFGFKPLVNSGAH is encoded by the coding sequence ATGCAAAACCAGAGAGTCCTTTTTGTTGCTCTCATATTGGTTCTGTGCGTGCCATGTTTTGCGTTCGCAGCTAAATATGTGGGGTCAGCTGCCTGCGGGGAATGTCATGAAGCAGAACATGGTCGTTTTATGCAATATTCTAAGAAAGCCACATCGTGGGAGAGTATTGCGGTAATGGCGCCTAAACTTACAAAGGCGGAGCAACAAGAATGCTACGAATGCCATACTACTGGATATAAAAAGGGGGGGTTTGTTAGCTACGAAGTGACTCCGGAACTATCAGATGTTGGGTGTGAGACATGTCATGGACCTGGTGCGGCACATGCTGAAGACGGTGATCCTGATTTGATCAAGCGTAAACCAGATCAAGAAGACTGCGTGGTGTGTCATAATGCAGCACGAGTTAATGATTTTGGGTTTAAGCCGCTTGTAAACAGCGGTGCACACTAG
- a CDS encoding methyl-accepting chemotaxis protein: MAIRASLGAKITLLITIISFVVFSILIGTSTFLQREGMLEQLSDSLTQTSQLVQEAIERPMVVGNDEGTTAEFSRLRDEYPDMKIHLADYAGEVTYSTQQINVAKQIAGVLPIDGFADVSKRALQEKITENLIISGGSTPVFVRVISIPNAPSCKHCHGASKPILGQLVITKDISGTMSTITMQMYENIAISLTGLIVLVLCVVFFIRKVVIKPIEHITAASDAISNGDFNAQFLVESEDELGNLSNNLGGMVEKLKVELGFSKGVLRGMTAPILICDVDRNVTSTNQKAIDLMGISGTPIDYKGVPVSKFIVNDPCCDRIINDVITSCKPSTGNEGDLENFVGEQLTLIFDAAPIYDLDGKMLGVFVMITDMTTMRRQQRRVEEQNQKITHAAKSAQDISEQVSSASEELAAQIRQSSNGADEQQKLTGESASAMTQMNASVLEVARNASDAAELAAQTQEKAAEGGQIVAQAVDKIHAVAEQAQALKEEMSVLGSRADGIGQIITVIEDIADQTNLLALNAAIEAARAGDAGRGFAVVADEVRKLAEKTMNATRQVVEYVGAIQTSTHQNVEATEKAVELVGDSTELAARSGEALKSIMGMVEATSDQVRAIATASEEQSAASEQINSSVTVISDISEQTAAAMTESTVAVEAVAQLALDLNGIIENMRS; the protein is encoded by the coding sequence ATGGCGATACGGGCTTCTTTAGGTGCTAAGATAACACTCTTAATCACCATCATTTCGTTTGTTGTGTTCTCTATACTTATCGGAACTTCAACATTTCTTCAGCGTGAGGGGATGTTGGAGCAATTAAGTGATTCACTGACACAGACTTCACAACTGGTACAGGAAGCGATTGAGCGCCCGATGGTTGTCGGCAATGATGAAGGAACGACTGCAGAATTCAGTCGCCTGCGGGATGAATATCCTGACATGAAGATTCATCTTGCAGATTACGCAGGCGAAGTAACGTATTCAACCCAGCAAATTAATGTTGCTAAACAGATAGCCGGGGTACTGCCTATTGATGGCTTTGCGGATGTTTCTAAACGGGCACTGCAAGAAAAGATAACAGAAAACTTGATTATAAGCGGTGGTAGTACCCCCGTTTTTGTCAGGGTCATTTCAATTCCTAACGCGCCTTCCTGTAAGCACTGTCACGGTGCTTCCAAGCCAATTCTCGGGCAATTGGTTATTACCAAAGACATATCAGGAACCATGAGTACTATTACCATGCAGATGTACGAGAACATCGCGATTTCTCTTACCGGGCTGATTGTACTCGTGCTGTGTGTTGTGTTCTTTATTCGCAAAGTCGTTATTAAGCCAATTGAGCATATTACTGCTGCATCTGACGCCATTTCAAATGGCGACTTCAATGCACAATTTTTGGTGGAAAGCGAAGATGAGCTCGGGAATTTATCTAACAACCTTGGGGGAATGGTTGAAAAACTTAAAGTCGAGCTTGGTTTTTCAAAAGGGGTCCTGCGTGGCATGACAGCACCAATTTTGATTTGTGATGTCGACCGAAACGTTACATCTACCAATCAGAAAGCCATTGATCTTATGGGGATTTCAGGAACACCTATTGATTATAAAGGTGTTCCGGTTTCTAAGTTTATCGTTAACGACCCTTGCTGTGATCGTATTATTAATGATGTAATTACGTCGTGTAAGCCTTCCACTGGTAATGAAGGTGATCTTGAAAACTTTGTGGGTGAACAGCTAACTCTTATTTTTGATGCTGCTCCTATCTATGACTTAGATGGAAAAATGCTTGGTGTCTTTGTGATGATAACAGATATGACAACCATGCGCAGGCAACAACGTAGGGTGGAAGAACAGAATCAGAAAATTACCCATGCAGCGAAGTCTGCTCAGGATATCTCAGAGCAGGTATCGTCTGCATCTGAGGAACTTGCCGCGCAGATTCGTCAATCCAGTAATGGTGCTGACGAGCAACAGAAACTAACAGGAGAATCTGCAAGCGCAATGACGCAAATGAATGCGTCTGTTCTTGAGGTTGCCCGTAATGCTTCTGATGCTGCGGAACTTGCTGCACAAACGCAGGAAAAGGCCGCAGAAGGTGGGCAGATTGTTGCTCAGGCTGTGGATAAAATTCATGCTGTTGCAGAGCAGGCACAGGCTTTGAAAGAAGAAATGAGTGTGCTTGGTTCCCGCGCTGATGGAATTGGTCAGATTATTACCGTAATTGAAGATATTGCAGACCAGACTAACTTACTTGCATTGAATGCGGCTATTGAAGCTGCGCGTGCTGGTGATGCTGGTCGAGGTTTTGCTGTGGTGGCAGATGAAGTGCGCAAACTTGCAGAAAAAACAATGAATGCTACTCGCCAAGTTGTTGAATATGTAGGTGCAATTCAAACCAGCACACACCAGAACGTTGAAGCAACTGAAAAGGCTGTTGAACTTGTAGGGGATTCTACGGAACTGGCTGCCCGCTCAGGTGAAGCATTGAAGTCAATTATGGGAATGGTAGAAGCAACTTCGGATCAGGTTCGTGCTATTGCCACTGCTTCTGAAGAGCAGTCAGCGGCAAGTGAACAGATCAACAGTTCTGTAACTGTTATCAGTGATATCTCTGAACAGACAGCTGCCGCTATGACGGAATCGACGGTTGCCGTTGAGGCTGTGGCACAGCTTGCGTTGGATTTGAATGGTATTATTGAGAATATGCGTTCTTAA